The sequence CCGCGATCGCCCGCCGCTGGTTCGACGTCGAGGACGTCGATGCGATCGTCGATGTGCCGAATTCGGGCGTTGCGCTTGCGGTCCAGGGCCTGGCCCGGGAAAAGAAGCGGATCGTCCTTTACTCGGGTCCCGGCACGACGGCGCTCACCAATGAGCAATGCTCGCCCTACGGCTTCCACTGGACTTACGACACCTACGCCGTCTCCCACGGCACCGCGTCTGCCGTGGTCAAGGCCGGCGGCAGCAGCTGGTTCATTCTGGCCTCGGACTATGCTTTCGGCCATCAGCTCCAGCAGGACGCGACCAGCGTGATCACCGCCTCGGGCGGCAAGGTGCTGGGTGCGGCCCGCCATCCGCTCAACACGCCGGACTTCTCCTCATTCCTGCTGAGCGCGCAATCCTCCGGCGCCAAGGTCATCGGCCTCGCCAATGCAGGCAACGACACTGTCAACGCGATGCGGCAGGCCGGCGAATTCGGCCTGACGCAAGGCGGCCAGAGTCTCGCCGCGCTGATCCTGTTCCTTCAGGACGTGCATTCCCTCGGTCTCAAGGACGCGCAGGGCACTTACCTGACCACGGCGTCCTACTGGGACATGAACGAGGCGACGCGCGCCTGGTCGAAGACGTTCTTCGCGAAAACCGGGATGATGCCGTCGATGCTGCATGCCGGCGTTTATGGCGCTGTGCGCCACTATCTCAAAGCCGTCGCCAGCGCCGGCACCGATGACGCCGACAAGGTCGCAGCCGCGATGAAAGCGCTCCCCGTCGGGGACGTCTTCTCGGAGGATGCGCGCATTCGCGAGGATGGCCGGATTACGCGCACCATGTATCTGGTCCGCGTCAAGAAGCCGTCGGACTCGAAATACCCCTGGGACTATTTCGAGATCGTGGGCAAGATTCCGCCTGAAGAGACGGTCTGGCCGCTCGCGGAGAGCAAATGTCCGCTGGTCAAGGCGTCCAGCCGCTGAATCGGGGACGGCCGTCGAATGGATTGGCAAAGCAAGCTCGCCACGCGCATGATGCGGGCGTGATATCTCCTCTGCGATCCCGGACGACCCCAACACATGAAAACCACGCTGCTGAAACCCGAACACTACACTCGCTCGCCCTGGAAGAACGGCGGCGGCATATTCACCGATATTGCAGGCGCCCATCGTGCAGACAGCCCGGTGAAGGACTGGAACAGCCTGCTCTGGCGCTTTGCCTCCACGCCGATCGTGGCGCCCGGTCCGTTCTCCCACATGCCCGGCATCGACCGCCTGCAGATGGTCGTCAAGGGGCGCGGGCTGGTGCTGAAGTCGCCGACGCAGGAATTCGACGAGCGTGAACCCTTTACGGCGGTGCGCTTCACCGGCGAGCTCGAGATCGTCACCGCGCTGGAAGCAGGTCCCGTCGAGGTCGTGAACCTAATGGCGCGGCGGGGAGTTGCGGAGATCGAGCTCGTGGCGCTGAGGGAACCGGACGAACGGCCATTGTCCGCCGGCACGCATCTGGTCTACGTCGCGCATGGCGACTGCCGCATCCGTCTCGGCGGGGAGAATTTTGCGATTTCGCACGAATGTACGCTGAAGGTCGAGCTGACCGAGGCGTCCAGTCTGGCGCTCGTTTCAGGCGTGGCGGTTTTGGCGTCGATCCAGCCCGTCGGCTAGGCTGCAACCGCCCCTGGCACAATCCGTGCAACTGGCTAGGTTGACGCCGCGGCGCCGGCGCACGATATCTGCTCGATGCAGACCGCCGCGAAGGGGCCGGATATGAATGCGCCACACCAAAATTCCCCCACGCTGTCCGACGGCGTCGTCCACTGGCTCACCAACGGCACGCGCGACGAGCGCTTCATCGACAATATCTTCGCGGAGATGTGCATCCGCCTCCAGCAGGCGGGCATTCCGCTCAAGCGGTCGACGATGCACGTCCGGATCCAGCATCCGCAATGGCTCGGCGCCGGTTTCATGTGGTCGGACGGCATGCGCGAGGCGAAGATAACGCGGGTCGACTTCGACGTGCTCGAGCGATCCGAGTTCATCGGCAGTCCTATCAACGAAATGATGGACGGCGCGACCGAGCTCCGCGAAAAGCTCGAAGGCGATCCGTCGCTCGGCCGCAAGCACGCGCTTTATGACGAGATGCGCGCGAAAGGCCTGACCGACTACGTTGCCTGGCCGCTCCATCACACGCTCGGCAAGCGCCACTTCGTCACCTTCGCGACCGACCGGCCCGGCGGTTTCGAGGATGCGCATATCGCGGCCCTGAAGAACGTGCTGCCGGTGCTGGCACTGGTCAGCGAGATCCGCATCAAGAACCGTCTGGCGCGAACGCTGCTGGAGACCTATGTCGGCGCCCATGCCGGCGAGCTGATCCTGGCCGGCGCCACCCGGCGCGGCACCGGCACCACGGTGCGCGCCGCGATCATGATCTGCGACCTGCGCGATTTCACGAAAATCTCCGACAACTGGCCGCGCGACGACGTCATCGATCTCCTCAACGATTATTTCGACGCGATGTCGGAGCCGATCGCGCGGCATGGCGGCGAGATCCTGAAATTTATCGGCGACGGCCTGCTCGCGATCTTTCCGCTGAGCCAGCCCGATGCCTGCGCCAACCTGCTGCATGCCGTGAGCGAAGCGAGGGCAGCCATGGCCGCGCTGAACGAGCGCAACAGGAGCAGTGCCCGCGCGCCACTGAACTACGGCATCGGCGTCCATGTCGGCGACGTCATGTACGGCAATATCAGATCGTCGAGCCGGCTCGACTTCACCGTGATCGGCCCCGCCGTCAACATGGCCTCGCGTCTCGAAGCGCTTACCAAGCAGCTCGGGCGCAACGTGCTGCTGTCGCGCGACTTCGCCGAGTTCGTACAGCCGAAATTTGAGCTGGAACGCGTCGGCAAATACGAGGTGCGTGGCTTCAGCGATCCGATCGAGCTGTTTGCGTTTCCTAGCTGACGCGCGCGAGACCGGCGGTCGCGTCACCCGCTTCCATGTCGTCTTCCGGTCAGGGCCGGCTTGAATGCCTGCGCCTAGCGCCGTCGCGCCCGCGACCGCGCCTGCCTTCTCGTGACGTTTCCGAGATCGAACGAAAATCCGGACCTTGCGGCCAAGCGTGTTCTGGCCAGGCCTGTCGGCTGCGCAAACGCAGGGTTTGCCGGCTCACCCTTCATCCGCGGAGCCGCGCGTCGTGCGGACGGGCAATTGAGGGCACCTTGTTGAAAGAGATTGCCGCGCGGGACTCGTAAGGTGAGTTCGTTGGCGGTGAATGCCGCCCGCTTCATCGGGAACCGAGACAACTCCCGGTGCAACAGAAGAGGTGATTGGCGGCATCTGGCGTGACAACAAGAGGAGGCTTCAATGCCAACCTGCTCCGAGAATCTTCATGGTCGAACCGGGCGATGTGCGGTCTGCGACGGCAGATTCGGTCTCGTTCGGTACTACGCGTGGCGCAGGCCTCTTTGCTCGAAGAAGTGCGTCGAACGTTTCGCGACGCGCCGCCAGGACGACCGCGACTGGGTGGGCCGCTTTCCCGTCGCCTTCGATACGCTTGCAGAGAACCGCGTGAGGACCCCATGACGCTCCAGATGTCACGACGAGGCAAGGCCTACATGGAAACGGCGCAGAGCCTGCTCCGCGCGGCCCGAAGCATGACCGACGATGCGGTTGCGACGCGGCTGAAGATTCTGGCCGACGACTATCAGCGGCGCGCCGAAAAGGCCTCGAGCGCCGATGCAGACAGGTCGGTGGCGCGCTCGTCCGCCGGAGCCGGCTACGACTGGTCGAGGGAGCTTGCGTGAGATGATCCGGATCATTGCCGTGCTCTGTCGTCTTGCCTCTCCGACGGACTGTCATGAACAGATCGTCACGACGTCGGACTTCGCCGATGTGACGATGCAGTCCTGCCTGATGGGCGCGCCGCAGCTCGCCGAATGGATGGCGCAGCATCCGGCCGAACGTCTGGCTGGGTGGCGCTGCACGATCGGCAAGCAGGGCAACGGCAGGGGAGCTTAGGATGCGGAGAACCGAGTAGCGGGCCGGGAAGCACCGTTGCCAACGCAGGAATGTCCGACTACCTTTTGGCCCGGGTCCGCCCAGACTGTCCTGCGATCAGCCACCCGTTCATGCCCAAATTCCTTCGCATCGGTGTCCATCAGTCGAACGTCTCCGGGTACACGTCGAAAGCGTGGTGCATCAGGCGTGCCGGCTCGACGATCTTCCTGAAGTGGGGCGCCGTGGAGGTGCATGGCGCGGGTGCCGTGCGCACGGTCTACTGGACGCGCGTGCCGCAGGAGAAGACGATCCGCTGCCGCACGGCGCAGCGTGCCCAGGACTATGTCAGGGCCGCGATCGCGCGGCGACGCAACCACCGCTATGAGCCGCTGACCGGGGCCATCGCGAACCGGCGCCCGTCGGCTGCACGCAGCGCCGAGCTCAAGCAGGCGCTCGCCACCATCCTGATCGTCGACATCGTCGGCTCCACAGCAAAGGCCGCCAAGCTCGGCGACGCGCGCTGGACCAAGGTTGTGGGCCTCTATTACGCCGCCGTCCGCAAGGAGCTGAAGAGTTCGCGCGGCAAGGAGGTCGTGACCACCGGCGACGGCGTGCTGGCGACCTTCAAGGCGCCCGCCGCCGGCATCATTTGCGCGACCGCAATCCAGAAGGCCGTGCGCACGCTGGGCCTCGAGATCAGGGTGGGCCTGCACGCCGGAGAGTACACGATCAGCGGCGGCGAGATGGTCGGCCTCGCCTTCCATATCGGCACCCGCATCGCCGCCAAGGCGCGCGCAGGCGAGGTCCTGGTCTCGAGCGCGGTGAAGGAGCTCTTGAAAGCGCAGTCCGCGATCAGCCTCAGGGATCACGGCGTGCACAGGCTCAAGGGCGTGCCGGAGCGCTGGCGGCTGTATCGGGTGGAGGGATGAGGGACGTGCGGGAGGGGCCGCCGGATACCTCCGTTTGACGGACATTCTCAAGCAGCGGCTGCGGCTGCGCCGGCACTTGCTCCCGTTGGCTGCATCAGTGTTCTCTGCAGGCGTGTACGGCAACATCGCCGTCGTCCTGTCAGAACAGTCGGTGCGGCGGGGTGTCTTACCCCGAAATCGGTAATGCCTTTTCGCCCATTTACCGGGAACCTTCTTGGCGTCTAACTGGGGAACTTCGATGCGTAGGCCTGCCTCGAATGTCTTCCGCGAGCGCTACGCGTCAACGATTGCAGATTTTACATTTGGTCACGCGGGCAGGCCGCTTCGTATGCGTTGATGTTGCAATTTCAGCTACGGCGTCTCGTTTGCCTCTCCACTTGCCTTCGAAGCGGTTTGCAGCAGATCGAGGGAGCATAGCATGCAAAAGTGTTTGATCATTTTCTTGCCGGTGTTCGTTTTCCGCACTGATCCTTCAAGCAGGGTAGGAAGGGCGGGCGCGAAGTAGGCGCGTAGCTTCGCTACGCCCCATTTCCTTTGGCCTATCGTTCGCAACGAGCCGACGGCTCCTCGTGGCAAACACGGTGGATCGCCGAAGAGCCCGCGCGTGAAATTTCTGGAGTGCATACCTCACCGTAGTCATTTTGGAGGATGGATATCATGGCACTTACAGTCACCGTCACCGGCACGACCGTTACCCTCGACGAAACCGCCGGCCTGCAGAATGACGATACCAACACGGCCCTCCCGACCGCGTTTTCAAGTCGGCTGACGGCACTGGGCGCTCCGGCCACAGAGATCAACCACGGGGTCAGCACCGGCAACGTCATCACCATCAGCGGCGTCACGGGGTCGGTCGGCAATATCTCCTTCACGGACGGGAGCGGCGGTGCGCTGGACGGCGACACGAGCGGCCTCTTCACCAATGACGGCGAAGAGGTATTTCTGTACACGGATACCCAGAACGACAACATCGTGCTCGGAAAGACTGCGGCCGGCGCCATCGTCTTCGCGGTCTATCTCGAGGAGACCGGGAGCCCGGTGAGCGGCGGCAAGTTCTGGAGCGTCCAGTACGAGGCGCTGGAGCATCCGGATGGCACCAACCCCGATGACTCCCTTGACCTGGGCACCCACCTCAAGGTCGCGGCCAGCGAGGTTATCAATTTCAGCTTCGCCGGAGCGCCGTCCGGCAGCAACCTCTTCATGACCTTCGGCGATCCGAACTCGACCCAGATCGTGGTGATCGGCAAGGACCCGCTCAATCAATCCCAGGGCGGAAACATCTCGAGCAAGGACGTGCTCAATATCAGCCAGGCCGGCAGCACCACCTCGTTCGGCGTCAACGGCAACCAGATCAACCCCGGTGAAGGTGCGTACATCACCTTCGTGACGGGCGCGAACACGAACTTCCTCGTGCCCAACCTGGACCAGAACGAGGCCGACGTCGAAGCCAACATCGACTTCCAGAACGTCTTCAATGCGAGCACTGCGTCCTTCACCGTCAACCAGACGAACCCGGGCATCGGGCCCGTCACAGTCAAGATCTCGGCCTTCGACACCGCCAAGGAAACCGGCGTGAATTTCGTCGACGGACTCACCAACGACGCGCACGTCAATATCACCTCGTTCTCGCTCACCGACGTCGTGGTCAAGTCCGGCAAGACGTCATTTACTCCGGCCGCCTCGATCGACGCCAACGGTGACCTGATCATCACCGGCCTGAGCAGCGGCGACAAGGTGCAGTGGACCACGAGCGGAACGCACAACCGCGTCCTGATCGAGAACATCAGCGCCACCGACGGCATTTCCGGCAACGACAACAACACCTTCGATATCGGCGGCTTCAGCTTGAGCAGCGCCAACGCCACGAGCGCCGTGGTCGGCACGTCCGTGCATTTCGAGGATGACGGGCCGGCGGCAGGGATCGTGCAAGGCGCGCCGACGGTGGCGCATGACGAGACCGCGGGTATCCAGGCAGATGCCGATGACACCACCGCGGCAGGCGTGGTCGCGCTGTTTGCGGGCGTCAGCAATGTCAGCACCGACCTCAGCCCGACCGGATATGCGCAGGACCCGAACGCTGTCGTGAGCTCGACCGGAAGCTCGCTTGGCGCGGACCAGGAGGGCGGAACGATTGCGTTCTCGCTGGATGTCTCTGCCACCGGGGTGGATTCCGGCCTCGATACCACCAACGGCACCAGCATCTTCCTGTTCAAGGAAGGCAGCCTTGTGGTCGGCCGCATCGGCGGCGCCGCCGGGGCGGCGGCCTTCGCGGTGGCGATCAACAGCTCGAGCGGCGTCGTCAGCGTGGCGCAGTACGCTTCGCTGAAGCACCCGACCACCACCAATCCCGACGATTCGGTGTCGATCACCGACAGTGCGCTGCTGGCGGTGGTGACGGTCACAGACGGCGACGGCGATACGGCGACGAGCTCGACCGGCATCGGCGATGCCGTGCAGTTCCAGGACGACGGCCCGACGGCGGGGATCGCGCAGGGCGCACCGACGGTGGCGCATGACGAGACCGCGGGTATCCAGGCAGATGCCGATGACACCACCGCGGCAGGCGTGATCGCGCTGTTTGCTGGCGTCAGCAATGTCAGTACCGACCTCAGCCCGACCGGTTATGCGCAGGACCCAAACGCTGTCGTGAGCTCGACCGGAAGCTCGCTTGGCGCGGACCAGGAGGGCGGAACGATTGCGTTCTCGCTGGATGTCTCTGCCACCGGGGTGGATTCCGGCCTCGACACCACCAACGGCACCAGCATCTTCCTGTTCAAGGAAGGCAGCCTTGTGGTCGGCCGCATCGGCGGCGCCGCCGGGGCGGCGGCCTTCGCGGTGGCGATCAACAGCTCGAGCGGCGTCGTCAGCGTGGCGCAGTACGCTTCGCTGAAGCACCCGACCACCACCAATCCCGACGATTCGGTGTCGATCACCGACAGTGCGCTGCTGGCGGTGGTGACGGTCACAGACGGCGACGGCGATACGGCGACGAGCTCGACCGGCATCGGCGATGCCGTGCAGTTCCAGGACGACGGGCCGACCATCGGGCCCATCGCCGATGGGCAGGTGGACTTCTCTGCTCTCTCTACCGTAACCAAGACGCTCAACGGAGTGGTCGGAGCGGATGATCCGGCGACCTACAGCATCACGAGCTCGCCGGCGAGCCTGACGATCCTCGATGGCACGGTCTCGCAGATGACGCTGCTCCGGGATCTCTCGAACAGCGACACTGTCGCTACCTATTACAAGGACGTTGATAACAGCGGCACTCACACTGCAAACGACATCGACTTCTTCAAGCTGACCTTGTCCGGCGGCAACTACACCTTCGACGTCCTGCAGAATCCCCCGCCCGCGGAGATCAGCTTCAGCTTTGCCGGCGCGCCCTCCGGCAGCAATCTGTTCATGACCTTCGGCGATCCGAACTCCACCCAGATCGTGGTGGTTGGGGAAAATCCGCTGAACCAGTCCCAGGGCGGAAACATCACGACCAAGGACGTGCTCAATATCAGTCAGGCCGGCAGCACCACCTCGTTCGGTGTCAACGGCAACCAGCTCAATGACAACGCCAACTACCCCACTGAAGGCGCGTACATCACCTACGTGACGGGTACGAATACGAATTTCCTCGTGCCCAATCTGGACCAGAACGAGGCGGACGTCGAAGCCAACATCGACTTCCAGAACGTCTTCAATGCGACCGGCGCGTCCTTCACCGTCAACCAGACCAACCCGGGCATTGGTCCCGTCACCGTCAAGATCACGGCCTTCAACACCGCCAAGGAAGCGGGGGTGAATTTCATCGACGGGCTCACCAACGACCAGCACGTCAACATCACGTCGGCATCGGTCACCGACTTCGTCGTCAAGACGGGCAACACGTCATTTACTCCCGTTGCCACGATCGACCAGGACGGCAACTTGATCATCACCGGGCTGAGCACCGGCGACAAGGTGTCGTGGTCGACGGGTGCAACGACCCACGACCGGGTCCTGATCGAAAACATCAGCGTCAATGACGGCATTGCCGGCAACGATAACAACACGTTCGATATCGGCGGGTTCAGCCTGATCCAGTCGCAGCCGGCGCCCGACGAAAAGCTCGACTTCACCGTTCAGATCGCTGATGCCGACGGGGATACGGCGTCCAGCAGCTTCTCCGTCAAGATCGACGGAAACCACGACGGCGTCATCAACGTCTGAACCGCAAGCCGCCGGCTGCGCGCAGCTTTGGCGCGCAGCCGGCACCTCACATCGGGCGGGTCATGCTGCATGAAATTTCAAGAACCTGACTTCAATCAGTCACCACACGCGCGTCTCCGGTCCTCGCCGCTTCAGGCCTGTCGCGGCGTGTTGGTCGGGCTCGGCCTGATCACCGCCATGCTGAACGTGCTGTACCTGACCGGCTCGTTCTTCATGCTCGAAGTCTACGACCGCGTGGTGCCTAGCCGCAGCGTGCCGACGCTGATCGGCCTCGCCGCACTGGTCGGCGCGCTCTATTCGTTCCAGGCGTTCCTCGACATTCTGCGCGGGCGCATCCTCGTCCGCATCGGCGAATGGCTCGACCGTGCATTCTCGGCGCGCGCCTACGACATCGTCGCGCGCTGGCCGTTGCGGGCACGCGCGAGCGGCGATGGGCTGCAGCCGGTGCGCGATCTCGACCAGGTGCGCAGCTATCTCTCCGGGCTCGGCCCGACCGCGCTGTTCGATCTGCCATGGATCCCGTTCTACCTCGCGATCT is a genomic window of Bradyrhizobium sp. CB1717 containing:
- a CDS encoding HutD family protein; protein product: MKTTLLKPEHYTRSPWKNGGGIFTDIAGAHRADSPVKDWNSLLWRFASTPIVAPGPFSHMPGIDRLQMVVKGRGLVLKSPTQEFDEREPFTAVRFTGELEIVTALEAGPVEVVNLMARRGVAEIELVALREPDERPLSAGTHLVYVAHGDCRIRLGGENFAISHECTLKVELTEASSLALVSGVAVLASIQPVG
- a CDS encoding ABC transporter substrate-binding protein gives rise to the protein MNWIARALLLSAFPVAAQAQVSGDVVKLGVLTDMAGVTADITGKGSLVAAEMAADEIGGRVLGKPIQIISADHQHKADVGSAIARRWFDVEDVDAIVDVPNSGVALAVQGLAREKKRIVLYSGPGTTALTNEQCSPYGFHWTYDTYAVSHGTASAVVKAGGSSWFILASDYAFGHQLQQDATSVITASGGKVLGAARHPLNTPDFSSFLLSAQSSGAKVIGLANAGNDTVNAMRQAGEFGLTQGGQSLAALILFLQDVHSLGLKDAQGTYLTTASYWDMNEATRAWSKTFFAKTGMMPSMLHAGVYGAVRHYLKAVASAGTDDADKVAAAMKALPVGDVFSEDARIREDGRITRTMYLVRVKKPSDSKYPWDYFEIVGKIPPEETVWPLAESKCPLVKASSR
- a CDS encoding DUF5801 repeats-in-toxin domain-containing protein; translation: MALTVTVTGTTVTLDETAGLQNDDTNTALPTAFSSRLTALGAPATEINHGVSTGNVITISGVTGSVGNISFTDGSGGALDGDTSGLFTNDGEEVFLYTDTQNDNIVLGKTAAGAIVFAVYLEETGSPVSGGKFWSVQYEALEHPDGTNPDDSLDLGTHLKVAASEVINFSFAGAPSGSNLFMTFGDPNSTQIVVIGKDPLNQSQGGNISSKDVLNISQAGSTTSFGVNGNQINPGEGAYITFVTGANTNFLVPNLDQNEADVEANIDFQNVFNASTASFTVNQTNPGIGPVTVKISAFDTAKETGVNFVDGLTNDAHVNITSFSLTDVVVKSGKTSFTPAASIDANGDLIITGLSSGDKVQWTTSGTHNRVLIENISATDGISGNDNNTFDIGGFSLSSANATSAVVGTSVHFEDDGPAAGIVQGAPTVAHDETAGIQADADDTTAAGVVALFAGVSNVSTDLSPTGYAQDPNAVVSSTGSSLGADQEGGTIAFSLDVSATGVDSGLDTTNGTSIFLFKEGSLVVGRIGGAAGAAAFAVAINSSSGVVSVAQYASLKHPTTTNPDDSVSITDSALLAVVTVTDGDGDTATSSTGIGDAVQFQDDGPTAGIAQGAPTVAHDETAGIQADADDTTAAGVIALFAGVSNVSTDLSPTGYAQDPNAVVSSTGSSLGADQEGGTIAFSLDVSATGVDSGLDTTNGTSIFLFKEGSLVVGRIGGAAGAAAFAVAINSSSGVVSVAQYASLKHPTTTNPDDSVSITDSALLAVVTVTDGDGDTATSSTGIGDAVQFQDDGPTIGPIADGQVDFSALSTVTKTLNGVVGADDPATYSITSSPASLTILDGTVSQMTLLRDLSNSDTVATYYKDVDNSGTHTANDIDFFKLTLSGGNYTFDVLQNPPPAEISFSFAGAPSGSNLFMTFGDPNSTQIVVVGENPLNQSQGGNITTKDVLNISQAGSTTSFGVNGNQLNDNANYPTEGAYITYVTGTNTNFLVPNLDQNEADVEANIDFQNVFNATGASFTVNQTNPGIGPVTVKITAFNTAKEAGVNFIDGLTNDQHVNITSASVTDFVVKTGNTSFTPVATIDQDGNLIITGLSTGDKVSWSTGATTHDRVLIENISVNDGIAGNDNNTFDIGGFSLIQSQPAPDEKLDFTVQIADADGDTASSSFSVKIDGNHDGVINV
- a CDS encoding adenylate/guanylate cyclase domain-containing protein, which produces MPKFLRIGVHQSNVSGYTSKAWCIRRAGSTIFLKWGAVEVHGAGAVRTVYWTRVPQEKTIRCRTAQRAQDYVRAAIARRRNHRYEPLTGAIANRRPSAARSAELKQALATILIVDIVGSTAKAAKLGDARWTKVVGLYYAAVRKELKSSRGKEVVTTGDGVLATFKAPAAGIICATAIQKAVRTLGLEIRVGLHAGEYTISGGEMVGLAFHIGTRIAAKARAGEVLVSSAVKELLKAQSAISLRDHGVHRLKGVPERWRLYRVEG
- a CDS encoding adenylate/guanylate cyclase domain-containing protein, with product MNAPHQNSPTLSDGVVHWLTNGTRDERFIDNIFAEMCIRLQQAGIPLKRSTMHVRIQHPQWLGAGFMWSDGMREAKITRVDFDVLERSEFIGSPINEMMDGATELREKLEGDPSLGRKHALYDEMRAKGLTDYVAWPLHHTLGKRHFVTFATDRPGGFEDAHIAALKNVLPVLALVSEIRIKNRLARTLLETYVGAHAGELILAGATRRGTGTTVRAAIMICDLRDFTKISDNWPRDDVIDLLNDYFDAMSEPIARHGGEILKFIGDGLLAIFPLSQPDACANLLHAVSEARAAMAALNERNRSSARAPLNYGIGVHVGDVMYGNIRSSSRLDFTVIGPAVNMASRLEALTKQLGRNVLLSRDFAEFVQPKFELERVGKYEVRGFSDPIELFAFPS